The Thermodesulfovibrionia bacterium genome includes a window with the following:
- a CDS encoding isoamylase early set domain-containing protein gives MKKQYLKSKSECRVTFRLPKDAAQEAQTASIVGDFNNWDKHISPMKQLKNGDFTITLSLACNKEYRFRYLINNSRWENDWNADKYIPNPHGCDDSVVVV, from the coding sequence ATTAAAAAACAGTATCTGAAGTCCAAGTCAGAATGCAGGGTTACATTCAGGCTGCCGAAAGATGCGGCGCAGGAAGCCCAAACAGCCTCAATCGTCGGAGATTTCAATAACTGGGATAAACATATATCACCCATGAAACAACTAAAGAACGGGGATTTTACAATAACTCTCTCATTGGCATGTAATAAAGAATACAGATTCAGGTATTTGATCAACAATAGCCGATGGGAGAATGACTGGAATGCGGACAAATATATACCAAATCCCCATGGCTGTGATGATTCAGTAGTTGTAGTTTAG
- a CDS encoding YhcH/YjgK/YiaL family protein, translating into MIYDNIHNFNKYQCVHNHFIDIIKFLDAEPISDRPDGRYEINHQGSYVTIESYQTKDAPDCFIECHRKYIDVQIMIDGVEGMGVCRKSECDESSPYDEEKDLQKLNGEADMLTFRAGSFMVFYPDDAHMPKVKYGELLGMVKKAVFKVPLKEATHDQGI; encoded by the coding sequence ATGATATACGACAATATACATAATTTTAATAAATACCAGTGTGTTCACAACCATTTCATCGATATAATAAAATTCCTGGATGCTGAACCGATTTCGGATCGTCCTGATGGAAGATATGAAATTAATCATCAGGGATCTTATGTAACAATTGAATCCTACCAAACAAAAGATGCCCCAGATTGCTTTATTGAATGCCATAGGAAATACATAGATGTCCAGATTATGATTGATGGTGTTGAAGGCATGGGCGTCTGCCGCAAGTCTGAATGTGATGAGTCATCACCATATGACGAAGAGAAAGATCTGCAGAAATTAAATGGAGAAGCAGATATGCTTACTTTCAGAGCGGGAAGTTTCATGGTGTTTTATCCAGACGACGCGCATATGCCCAAGGTTAAATATGGAGAGTTATTAGGGATGGTGAAGAAGGCTGTCTTTAAAGTTCCATTAAAGGAGGCAACACATGATCAAGGAATTTAA
- the mscL gene encoding large-conductance mechanosensitive channel protein MscL, with protein sequence MIKEFKEFAMRGNVVDMAVGIIIGGAFGTIVKSLVSDVIMPPIGLLLGGVDFSNLFLVLKPGTMPGPFASITDAQAAGAVTLNYGVFINSIISFLIVAFAVFLLIKSLNNLKKEEAAAPASPPPPSNEEILLSEIRDILKQK encoded by the coding sequence ATGATCAAGGAATTTAAGGAATTTGCAATGAGGGGCAATGTGGTGGATATGGCTGTCGGTATAATCATAGGAGGGGCGTTCGGCACAATCGTCAAGTCTCTTGTTTCAGATGTCATTATGCCGCCAATCGGACTTCTGCTCGGCGGGGTTGATTTTTCAAACCTCTTTTTAGTTTTAAAGCCGGGAACAATGCCAGGGCCCTTTGCTTCTATCACCGATGCCCAGGCAGCAGGAGCAGTAACGCTTAACTATGGGGTATTCATAAACTCCATAATCAGCTTTCTTATCGTAGCATTTGCCGTATTCCTTCTGATCAAGAGTTTAAATAACCTGAAAAAAGAAGAAGCTGCCGCTCCTGCATCTCCTCCGCCTCCGTCAAATGAGGAAATCCTTCTCTCTGAGATAAGAGATATACTCAAGCAGAAATAG